Proteins encoded in a region of the Vicia villosa cultivar HV-30 ecotype Madison, WI linkage group LG5, Vvil1.0, whole genome shotgun sequence genome:
- the LOC131602530 gene encoding pseudouridine kinase produces the protein MKNNIRETPQPRHEANTSLHPVVVSGRESEHEDPEAVIIGGMVLDIHATPSIHANPGTTTPGKVFYMEGGVARNVAECMSKLGAKPYMISALGFDMAGNLLLEQWKTTGLSKEGILKNKDIETPVVCNIFDVNGEVAAGVASVEALEKYLTPDWILRFKSTLLSAPVLMVDANLSGPSLEASCKMAADTGCPVWFEPVSVTKSRRISSIAKYVTFASPNEDELIAMANALSGSGEFHPLKENHKKDNLSTESLFQILKPAILVLLEKGIKVVLVTLGSNGVFLCSKGGPNCFKIPVAKTNSSSFSGQLYNAVMHNCPPNCYSGFSEHDRSNRVFAVHLPSLPASVVRLTGAGDCLVGGTLSSICTGLDIMQSVSVGIAVAKAAVEVESNVPSAFSLSAIADDAKSVFCHAKVLFHQSMM, from the exons ATGAAGAACAACATTAGGGAAACACCGCAGCCTCGTCATGAAGCCAATACTTCTCTGCATCCT GTTGTGGTAAGTGGCAGAGAATCGGAGCATGAGGATCCGGAGGCTGTGATAATTGGGGGTATGGTGTTGGATATTCATGCCACACCTTCAATCCATGCAAATCCAGGAACTACTACCCCTGGCAAG GTCTTCTATATGGAAGGAGGTGTGGCTAGGAATGTAGCAGAATGCATGTCAAAGTTAGGAGCTAAGCCATACATGATTAGTGCTCTTGGGTTTGATATGGCTG GAAACCTACTGTTGGAACAGTGGAAAACTACTGGCCTATCAAAAGAAG GTATATTGAAGAATAAAGATATTGAGACTCCAGTCGTATGCAATATATTTGATGTTAATGGCGAAGTAGCTGCTGGTGTTGCTAGTGTGGAAGCTCTT GAAAAATATTTGACACCTGACTGGATTTTACGCTTCAAGAGCACTTTACTTTCTGCTCCAGTGTTGATGGTCGATGCAAATCTAAGCGGTCCTTCCCTCGAAGCTTCTTGTAAAA TGGCAGCTGACACGGGGTGCCCTGTCTGGTTTGAGCCGGTGTCAGTTACTAAATCCCGAAGAATCAGTAGTATTGCCAAGTAT GTAACTTTTGCTTCCCCAAATGAAGATGAACTTATTGCGATGGCAAATGCTTTATCCGGTAGCGGCGAGTTCCATCCACTTAAAGAAAATCATAAAAAAGACAACCTATCAACAGAATCTTTGTTTCAAATACTGAAACCAGCAATATTGGTTTTACTAGAAAAAGGCATTAAAGTGGTTCTAGTGACCTTAGGCTCAAATGGAGTGTTTTTATGCAGTAAAGGAGGGCCAAACTGCTTTAAAATTCCCGTTGCGAAAACAAATTCGAGCAGTTTTAGTGGACAATTATACAATGCTGTTATGCATAACTGTCCACCTAATTGTTATTCTGGTTTTTCAGAACATGATAGAAGCAATCGTGTCTTTGCTGTGCATTTGCCTTCCCTCCCTGCTTCAGTTGTGAGGCTTACTGGGGCTGGTGATTGCTTGGTTGGTGGAACACTCTCGTCAATTTGTACAGGATTAGATATTATGCAAAGCGTGTCTGTTGGCATTGCAGTTGCTAAAGCCGCTGTTGAGGTGGAGTCAAATGTCCCTTCTGCTTTCAGTTTATCTGCCATTGCTG ATGATGCCAAGTCTGTATTCTGTCATGCCAAAGTGCTGTTTCACCAATCGATGATGTAG
- the LOC131607383 gene encoding glycine cleavage system H protein 2, mitochondrial — protein MACRQLWASRAASYLRISVFHRSFSNVLNNLKYADSHEWVKVDGNSATVGITDHAQDHLGDVVYVELPEVGAAVTQGDAFGAVESVKATSDVNSPVSGKVVEVNEELSSSPGLVNSSPYENGWIIKVELSDSGELNKLMDSEKYSKFCEEEDSKH, from the exons ATGGCTTGCCGGCAGTTATGGGCTTCAAGAGCTGCTTCGTACCTCAGGATCTCTGTCTTTCACCGAAGCTTCTCTAATG TTTTGAACAATCTGAAGTATGCCGATTCTCATGAATGGGTGAAAGTTGATGGAAACTCTGCAACCGTCGGCATAACTGATCACGCTCAAGATCATTTGGGTGATGTTGTGTATGTTGAACTGCCAGAAGTTGGAGCAGCAGTGACACAAGGGGATGCTTTTGGTGCAGTTGAAAGTGTGAAGGCAACTAGTGATGTTAACTCTCCCGTTTCTGGAAAAGTTGTTGAAGTTAATGAAGAACTCAGCAGCTCTCCTGGTTTG GTGAACTCAAGCCCATatgaaaatggatggataattaAAGTTGAGTTGAGTGACAGTGGTGAGCTTAACAAACTGATGGATTCAGAAAAGTATTCCAAGTTCTGTGAAGAAGAAGACTCCAagcattaa